The DNA region CCCATGTgggttcccctccctcccttactCCCTCCCCAGGAAAAAGTGACCATCTCCAGCACATACCTGCAAGGAGCGTGCCTGGCCTGGGGCCTCTTGCCTTTTCCCCACAGTGGCGCTGAgcgagacggggggggggggggtgtgtgtgggggggggtgggggggtctttGTCAGCAGCAGCCACGCCCACCCCGGTGCCTAAGCTCCTCGTCAGCAGAGCTGGGGAAACCAGTGACCGAGAGGGTGGTATCGTCCGGCTCTATGGATGTATCCTGGTTTTGTGTGACCAGAAGTGACCTCAGGTCCTAGCCAGAGTAGATGTCCCCAGAGCCTCCCACGACCACACCACTGGGGGTGACAGCTCTGGACTGGGGTCAGAAGCCTGGGCTTTATTTAATCCCACCTCTGCTAAGACCCAGCTGGGTAACTTAACCTTGGGGCTGGGCTCTAGCTGATACATTTCCTCCCAGCTCTGAGGTTCTGCCCATCTGGAATGTCCTTCAGCGTAGGCACCGAGTGCAGAGATGCAGCCTGTGCCTGCACTGGAGCCTGGCCCAGGGGCTTTGTAGGGCTGACTTGCAGCCCGTGCTCCACTTGCTGGCTTGCATTCCATCACAGGGAGGACGGGTACCCTTTCATAATCTGCACAGAGGCGCTGGCTGTATGTGCTGGTGGCAGCTCTGCTTCCTGGCCTGATGTTCTTGGCGTGGACTTTGACCCCTTCGTAAAGTACTATCCTCAGTAATGGGTTGGCTGCCCCTTCAAGACCTTGGGTGGGTGGAACAGAGGAAGACCAGACCGGGGACTGGCGCTCAGGCCGCAGTCCCAAAAGGCGCccacttcctttcccttctctgtgccCTTGAGGAAGAGCTTCAGCTCTGCCTTCCAGCAGGATGGTCTAACCTGGAATCTTGCgcagcattctttttcttttttctgtccctCCACCAAAATGTCTAGtcattaatgaaataaaagagtTAACAACAAAGCTAGGTCCACAGCCCGCAAATAAAACAGTAGACGTGAAACACCCTCCATGTagacattcattccacaaacatggAGAACTGACTTCGTGTTGAGATGTCCCCTGAGGGTGGAGATTCTGAGAGAAGTCAGCTGGTCCCTGCCATCCGGGAGCCCACAGCCCAGTAAGGGACAGAGCCATTCAGCAGATGTTACAATAAAATGTCAAGGACCTCTGTTATGTACCCGGAACACAACGTGGGCAGGAAGCAGGGAGTGGTGAACAATATTGGGTGGGGAGAAGTTCAGGAAATTCTTACCTGTGTCTTGAAAGATGCGTAGATGTTTCACAGGAGTACAGGAGGGGTAGGAACAGAAGAACTGGAAACTGCCTGGTGTGTGCAGTTGTTCTCaaaagggggtggggagttgATGCAGTTTTGCCCCCAGGAGATATTTATCGATGTCTACAAACATTTTTCGTTGTCACCAGTGGGGGTGGCGCTACTGGCATGCTGCTAAGCACCCTgcgatgcacaggacagccccccacgGCAAGGAATACTGTCCCTGGACCCCTGGAAGTCCCACAGTGGAGAAACCCTGAGTTAGGGTAACTACAGGTCATCCTGCACGGCTGAAAACAAGGGGCAGAAGTGAGATGGTCCgagatgaagctggagaggaggaaaggggcCATCATAAGGCCCTTCAATGCCAAGTTAAGGAGTTTGGCTGTGGGACCCACCACTTCATCAGTCTGTTGTTTTGGCAGGGTCACTGCTACGGAGAAGGAATTGGAGCACAGAGATGGAGGAGAGACTAGTTAGGAAACTATTCCAGAAGTTCAGTGAGAAATGAGGGGGGCCCGAGCAAGGGCAGCAGTGCAGTAGGAACAGAATGGAGCTGACCCAGAGAAGGTACACAGAGGAGGAACTGCTGGCGTTGGTGGCCGATTGGATTTGGtcgtggggaggaggaggaggccagcAGACTCGGGCTTCTGGCCCGGATGACCTAGAGGACGTTGGCTTTGGAAGGGCCTCCAGGGCAGGCTGGTGAGCATAGCTCTGTGCCGAGGAGACTGGCAGTGCGGTGGCCATCCAGACTGGGTCATCCAAACACACCAGGGGTGTCAGTCcccagctgtcttttttttttttttaataaatttatttacttatttagttatttttggctgtgttgggtcttcgttgctgcacacaggctttctctagttgcggcgagcgggggctactcttcgtagcagtgcgtgggcttctcatgtcctggcttctcttgtagcggagcacgggctctagccgcgcgggcttcagtagttgcagcatgcggactcagtagttgtggctcgcgggctgtagagctcaggctcagtagttgtggtgcacgcgcttagttgctccgctgcatgtgggatcttcccgggccagggcacgaacccgtgtcccttgcattggcaggtggattcttaaccactgtgccaccaggaaagcccctcccCGGCTGTCTTGAGTAGAGTTGCTGCGGTGTGCACGGGGAAGGTGGAGTCCTTTTCATTAATTTCGTTAATCTAATGGTAGTTAAGGAGTccaggaagagaatctgaaaagatGGCAGCTTAATTAAAGGTAAGTGACAGATGGAGGGGAATTCAGAGGTTCCCTAACACACCCTGTTGCCCCACCCCACCGCTGAGGCCGAACATCAAAGGAGGAGATGGTAAGCTAACCAAACACCTGATGAGAAGTGTTACAACATCAGAACTGCTTTGCCAGAGCCTGCGACAGCTTCTAAAAACTCCTGCCACCTCAAATTAACCTCTCTCCCCAGGTGCCGCACGTCAGTGGGTAACCAGGTAAAGGAGCCTGCCGGGAGGCCAGGGGATGACTTTTCCCTCCTGACGAAATCCGGCTCCCCGGGTTCTGTGCCTTTGATGTCTCTCTTATAAAACCTGATTTTCCATTTCTACTGGCAGCCTTGAAGTTAGATTTGGCCCGTAGGATCACGGGGCACATTAAACACCAGAGCGGAGGGAGTGGGGAGCTGCTTTTCCTGGGCCTGATGCCGTGGATCCTAATGTCAAGCAGGGCCTCAGAGACCAAAGCGGAGGGTAATTATCACCACTCCTCCACAACGAGATTGCAGGAGTCAGCGAGCAATTGATTTTTTCCTACTACAGATATTTCACTGCTTAATTGGTAGTGACACAGATGGCTGGCTCTGACCAGGGCACCGCAGACCAAGCCTCCCGAAAGCAGGGCCCCTGAGGACATCTCTCCCTCTAGTCTGTGATGCTCTCACAGCACATCCTCTGTCGGGTGGGGGTGAGGGCGAGCAGGCTCCCTGCGCTTTCaattacaaaacaaaagcaagagtGAATCCAGAAGCGCTTTCCTGAGCCAGTGAAGCCCTCCCCAGCAACATACTGAGAGTCAGCTTTGAGCTGGACACTGTGGAGAGTCTGGAAATGAGCAAACAGTAGACTCTGGCCTCAGGCAGCAGTTGGGAGCTATCAGGAGGCCTCTGAGATGGTGCGAGCTGTGTTCTGCTGGAATGAAGCCTAAAGTGGATTGTTAAAACCCTCTGTGATCCAGCCCCACCCCGTTGTCCAGCTCCACCCCGTTGTCCTTACGCTACACCTACCCTGAACTGTTCCAGgccaattgttttttgtttgtttgtctgttttggaCCTCAAGTGCAGAGCTGATTGTGAGCCTCAGTTCATGGTCCACTGCCATCGTCAATCCAGGGAAGGCCCCTCTTATTttactctctccttccctcccgtCCCTTTCTCCTTCCATAGGCAGCCACCCTCCTATATTCAGTGTATGTCCTTGGACATGTCCGTATCCTTGAAAAACATGCAGGGTTATTTTATGTagtgtgtttttatttacataaatggtATTAGGCTATAGATCTCTATCTCTAACGTTCATCTTAAAAAGAACTACCCAGGTTCTGCACATGGAACTCGTTCATTGCTTCTGTCTGCTGCAGAGCACTCTGTCCGGAGCATCCCTCACATTCTCCACATCCATTCTTCTAGAGATGGACATCCAGGTTGCTGCCAACTCCTTGCTATCCCGAAGAAAGCTACAGTGAATGTCTTTGTTCCTGCCCCCTTATAGACCTGTGCAAAGATCCAAGAGGTTCCCCGGGTGTGTAGCCAAGAGTAGCGTTGCTGGCTTCCAGGCATGCACAACCTTAAATCCACGAAGCTCTGCCCCTTGCCCTAAGAAATAGCTGTACCAgtgttccctcccaccctcagtgAATGAGGGTTCCCCTTTCCTCACACGCCAACATTTAGGACTATCCAACTTTCTAGTTTTTAGTTCATGTTATAGTTGTAAAGTGGTATCTCTCTtatctctttgcttttttaaaatttattttaaattttttacataatttttaaaggttacacttcATGTGCAGTTATTATTACTGTCTCTTTGCTTTAATTTGAATCTTTCTGCTTACTAATGAGGTCTGCTTCTCTTTACATACTTATTAGCCATTCAGGTATCTCCTCTAGGAATtgcctattcatatcctttgcccattattctaattagttttctgtctttttcttgctGATGTGCAGGCATCTCTTGTGTATTATTAGTTCCTTTTGGTTGTAGACATTGCAGATATCTTCCCCCTGTCAGTTATCTTTGTCTGTTGACATCTTTCTTTGAACAGAAAATCCCTAATTTGCCAAAtgcctgttttaaaattttatttgtcttaTGATTCATGCTTTTGGAATCTTAAGAAATCCCATCTTACCTATGCCATGaagatattttcctatatttcatGAATTCCTTTATTAGTTGTATCTTCTGCATTTAGGTATATACAGCCTACCTGAAATTCAcctttatatatggtgtgaggtagggatccattttatttttctgcatttagtATGCCAGTTGTCCCAATAGCATCTACTAAACagcatcctttctccactgagttGTGATTCTGCCTTAAAGTTAAGACTTTAAGTTAAagttttatgtatgtgtgtaggtACCTATATATTTCTGGGTCCTCTATTCTGTCCCATGGTCTATTTGTCAGTTCCTTCCTATCTCAGTATCGCAATTCTTATTAATTTGGCTCTGCAGTATGTCTTACTGTCTAGTAGGACAAGTGTCcccttttagcttttctttttcaaaattgacttAGTTATTTGAATCTTCATTCTTCCTCACATCTTAGAAATATTTGAACTCCTCAAAAAATTTTACTGACCATTCATTGGAGTTGCATGGGATTTTATTAATATGAAgagaactggatttttaaaacattaaatcatGTTATCCATGAACacaatttatcttttcatttattcaaatatttgtaaCTGTCCTTTAATAGAGTTTTCTAAATTTCTCCATAAAGGTATTAATTCCTAAATACTATGTGCTTAAGTTGCAATTTTGAATggaccttcttttcttttttttaattggttattGCTGTAGTAGAAAAATGCTATTGGTTTTTGTAAGTTTTTCTTGTATCTGGCAATCTTGCCAAATTCTCCTATTACTTCTAATAGTTTTTCtctgtattctgctgttttttttctttaaatatcatcCTTAAATACTGGTAGTTTTGTCTCTTCTAATCCTtctgtctcatttctttttcttgtcatgTTGCATTGGTCAGGACCGCCAATACTTTGTTGAACAGCAGTGGTGATAAGTGAATATTCTTGACTTGCTTAAGACTTAAAGGGAATGCAACTTTAAGTATGTATGTTTCATGAGGGTTTTTAGTAAATAGGCTTTATGACATTAAGGAAGGTCCCATCTATTCCTAGTTTTTTGAGAGTTTTAATCACAAATAGTGTTATCAAATACTTTATAAAAACTTATTAAGATAATATATGATTTTCCCTCTTTGGCACTATAAATGTTATAAATTGATATGTTTCTGATGTTGAATAATCCTTTCATTTTTAGGATAACCTTATTTGATTATGCCGTAttgtatttaatttactttttaaaaaactgaactaTAGTTGATATGTTTAATTCACTTTTAATGACTTATCCAtgtcaatttcatttttaaagtcatcAATGTGTAAATATTCCTAGTCTTTTTACCATTTCTTAAATAGtaagaatttcttaaaaagtaaatatatctgtagttatttctctttcttcattcagtattttatttGCATCTCCTCTGTTTCTGTCAGTCATGCCTGTCCTCAGTGCCTTTGCTTGTGCTGTTTTCTTTGCCTGAAATATTCACCTCCTAGGCCCCTGGTAGCCCACGTGGCGCCTGTGCGCAGATTAGGAAAAGGCATCTCTTCCTCAGGCAGGCACAGCTCCCACTCACCCCCATCAGCCCAGTGCCtgtgtgcagtgcacaacctgcatACCCATGCATGGCAGCCTTGCCCACTTCCCTGCTTGGTTTTATTCCCTGCTCGTTTCTTATGGCACCCAAGGCTGCCCATTCTTCAGGTTTCAGCTTCCTCGGTGAAACCTTTCCTGTTCTCCCCTGGCTGAAAGTAATCTTTCAACCCTCCCCCTCCCTAagtccctccttctcttcctaccACCCCTCCTTAGAACTCACATCACACATCATTTGTGCATCTCTTAAGGCACTTGTCTCATTTTACCTTATGTCTTATTATTTTGTGCGAATGTCTTATGATTCCAACTGGATTAACCCCTTGAAGTTAGGGACTGTAGTTTGTTTGTCCTTAGATCCTCCCTCTGCCTGTGGGGCTTTGTAAATGTTACTTGTATGAATGATTGGGTATTAGATGTAGGAGGTAAGAAGGGCCTTATGTGATATTGTGTAAATGGTGTTGGGGGGTGGTCTTTAGAGGCAGAGATAACGGCAGAGCACACGTGAAGGTGAtggtgattgtggtgatgatgatggtgatggaggaTACACTTATTGAGCTTAACATGTGCCTGCACTCTGCTAAACGCTTTCACAGTTTGCTTCTCTAAGCCTTCTCAACAACCCTTTGAGACAGGTGCTACTATGAGCTCGATTTTGCTGCCAAGGAAGCTGGGGCACTGATGAGTCAGCAGTGGAGTTAGTGAACCAGGCCTGGTCTGCCTGGCTTCAGCGTTCGGGCTTTCAGTTACAACGACAAGCAGACTCCTTCGACCATACAATggttaccatttattgaagacttaCCTACATATCAGGCATTGTTGATGCTTACAGATGTTATTTCTAATCCTGATGCCAAATGTATCAAGTACAGAGtattcccactttgcagatgaggaaacagaggctcatcAAAGTTAAGGGATTTGCCTAAGGTTACATAAATAGAAAGTGGTTATAATCGGATCTCTCTGACCCCAAAGCACATACTTTCCTCTGCATCATGGGCACAGTGCTTGGGGCCAACAAGAACACCCTGCCTCTGGAGCAGAAGGTTTGTGTAGGAAAGTGGAGGAGGCTGAGGTCAGAAAGGCAAATCCGCCTCAGGCTGCGGAAGGCCTCGCCTTCCAGGATGGATAATCAAGGCTGGCTTTTGGAAATCAAGGGTCCTGGCAGGGACCTTGATTTGAGGATGAAGTGGGATGGTCTGGACACCTGGAGGCCAAGGGAGCCCGAGCTAACTGGAGCTCTGCCCGAATCTGTGCTCAGGGAAGCACAGGGCTTTGCACAGCTGCAGGGAGATCAAAGCACCCAGGTCTGCAAAGAAAGTGGTATCTGAGCAGATCTGCAGCTTGTGGAAATGGTCCATTTCATGCCTCTCAGTGACTGCAGCTCCTTGAACCTGCTTATTTCCCGAAGGCACCAGAACCAACTTTCCTCAGCCTCCTAGATCTCCACTGACGTGGCTTCTGAAGAGCTGCTGGAAAATCCCCAGGGTGGGTGGTGGGAATTTGCCAAGGATGAAGTACAAGCAGCATGGCCTACACCCTCTGCACCATCTTCATTTCCCAGAGCAGGGAGCCCATCTCCTGCTCACATGTGCTCAGAGGTGGGTGGGGATGTGCAAAACCCAGGAGTGGTGCAGATGGCATTTTTGACTCTTGGCCAGCACTTACCCCAGCCCAGCTGGTCCTCTGTGGGCCGCAGTGTGACTCTGTATGTGTGTAGTCACCACGTGCCTCACTAGTGCCCTTCCCTGTCCAGGTCATTGCTGTGGTCATGGACCTCTTCACTGATGGTGAGATCTTCCAAGACATTGTGGATGCTGCCTCCAAGCGCCGCGTGCCAGTGTACATCATCCTGGACGAGGCGGGCGTGAAGTATTTCCTGGAGATGTGTCAGGGCCTGGAGCTCGCTGACTTCCGTATTCGGGTAAGTTGTATCACTGacactgggggtgggaggggggaaggaagtgGGATGGAGactgcctctgcccctccctctgcctgctcCCCAGTTCAGGGGCCCCGGTGAACAGCCCTCTCAACCCCTTTCCTTCTGTCTAAAACCTTGCCTCATGAACTGCTAACCCTCACTGCACGACTGGCTTACATTTTATCCCAAGGCTGCTGAGGCCAAGGAGGCAGCTCCAGCCTAGTCCCGGGCGCTCAGCCCTCAGAGTCACTGTCAGGGTTGAAGGCAGGGCTGTGTTTCTCTTCTGAAGAGCTTTGAGAGCAGACTGGGGCCCCCCTGGGCCCGTCTGAGCCCAAGGCCAGATTTGCTGACTTCCTCAGGCCGTAGGAAGCAGAGTCAGGGTCCCGTGGACAAGAGGATTCATCCTCCACCCATGCAGAGACTCAGCTTAGAGCCTCTAGGGCCCCAACCTGAGTGACAGTGCCCTTCTCCTCTTCTCAACAGAACATCCGTGTCCGCTCTGTGACAGGTGTTGGCTTTTACATGCCCATGGGGAAGATCAAGGGGACCCTGTCATCCAAGTTCCTAATGGTAGACGGTGATAAAGTAGCCACTGGATCCTACAGGTGAGTTGGGCCAGGTCAGAGAAGGGCCCGGGAGGCCTTTGTTCATGGTCACAAGTGTTCATGTTCAGAAAGATGCTGGACTAGAGCCTCCACAGTCATGAGTTTAAGAGCTCTTGTCTATTCTGATAGCAAAGAATAGCCTCCTGGCCAGTCCCTTCCCTCAAACTTTCTGGCTAATGGATTATTCAAGAAAGAGGGTCAACTTTTGTTGAGCATTAAGCACTGCCTGCCTTGCATGGTCCACAACGGCTGGTTGCCTTTTGAGGCTGGAAGAGACCCGGGCACATGACACAATTAATAAATGGCGTCAGTCCTCTTGTGTGGTTGAAGTATGGGGTTTTGCAGATGCTAGGTGCTCTAAAAATTCAGAGGAGAACTATTAGGGAATGGAATAGTATTAACAGTAGTGGCAGCTGTAGGTACTCCTTATTAAATGTACGTTTGTGCCAGGTACTGAGCGAAaccttttatatttgttattggACTTCGAGCCTCACAGCAACTCTGTGACGGTATGCCTTACAAGCCCCATTTGACAAGGCACGCAGGGCAGAAAGCAGGTTTGAATCCAGACCTGACTTCTCTTGCCCTTGCCCTACACCCACTGCCTGCTTTCTGCATTTGAGGCCAAGACCTGGACCAAGGGAGGATTTGGGTCTGTGGAGGGAGAGCACCCCAGCACGAAGGCAGCAAGGCATCCAGCCTCAGTGGTGGAGCAGGTCGGGCTGGGCAGCGGGGTTTGAGATGGGCTCACCGAGGGGCGGCTGGCAGGGCAAGGCTGCAGGCCCGGGCACATGTATGTTGCTTTTCTGTCCCCATGTTCCCAGATTCACCTGGAGTGCCTCCCATGTGGACAGGaaccttctcctcctcctgacAGGGCAGAACGTGGAGCCCTTCGACGTGGAGTTCCGGGAGCTGTACGCCATCTCCGAGGAGGTGGACTTGTACCAGCAGCTGGGCCTGGCAGGAGGCGCTGGCAGGCTGGGCCTCAACTACTCCTCCACTGTGGCTCGCAAGCTTATCAACCCCAAGTACACCCTGGTGACGGGCAGCCACCACCCACCCGGGGAGATGATGCGCTGGGCTGCCCGGCAGCAGCAGGAGGCCAGCCGCAATgcagaggggcaggaggagggcagcAAGGGCGGCGAGTCAGCACGGCGCCTGGAGAGTTTCCTGCACGACCTGGTCACGCTGGAGCAGGTGCTGCCCCCCGTGGAGCCCATTCTCTCGGGAGAGCTGAGTCGGGATGGCAGGGTGTTCTCCCACCTGCGTGTGGACCTGAAGCCCAGACCCCAGGACGCCCTTGCCCAAAATGGCAGGGGAGAAGCTGCCAATGGGGAGGCCACCGCGGCCAAGGAGGGCAGGCGCTTCAGCAGCAGGTTCTTCAGCCGGCGGTCCAAGAGGCCCGCAGCGCCCAATAGCACGGCCAGCGCCCCCTCCCCCGAGGCCTTGGCCGAAGCGGAGTTTATGGCGGGGAAGAGGCCCAACCAGGGCTCCAGTGGCGACGTCTCAGGTGAGTCCCTCCCACTGGGCCCAGGGCTCCTCAGGCCTctggccctggtccaggagcacTGCTGATTCTGCAAGAAGGCCGCCTCCCGGCAGGGAGAGCACATCAGCTCTGGGCCCTGTGGTCCTCAATTCCCATCCTGCTCTGGCCTTTGCCTGCGTGTGGCCTGGGGCCAGCCACTGCAGGCCggagtttcagtttcctcttctctaaaagGGGAAAGTGATGCCTGCCTCGCCCAGCTGTTCTGAGGATATgaagtgctcagaacagtgctGGGCACGGAGTAGTCTGAGACTAGGGCTCTGACTCTAGGGCTTGTTCCAGCAAACCTTGTTCCTTGCTGGATCCGTTGCCGTCAGGATCTGACCTGGTCAAACACACCGCACCAATGCCCGGACCCacttttcct from Pseudorca crassidens isolate mPseCra1 chromosome 11, mPseCra1.hap1, whole genome shotgun sequence includes:
- the FAM83F gene encoding protein FAM83F isoform X2: MAESQLGCLDEAHVNERVTAAQAAFYYCERRRAALEALLGGGEQAYRERVKEEQLRDFLSSQERQALGATWSPYEVAAAAAGRGKSKAEAETPTQAAAESGDSLAYWPDCSDTEVPPLELGWTEAAFYRGVSRVTLFTHPPKEEKAPHLKQVVRQMIQQAQKVIAVVMDLFTDGEIFQDIVDAASKRRVPVYIILDEAGVKYFLEMCQGLELADFRIRNIRVRSVTGVGFYMPMGKIKGTLSSKFLMVDGDKVATGSYRNLLLLLTGQNVEPFDVEFRELYAISEEVDLYQQLGLAGGAGRLGLNYSSTVARKLINPKYTLVTGSHHPPGEMMRWAARQQQEASRNAEGQEEGSKGGESARRLESFLHDLVTLEQVLPPVEPILSGELSRDGRVFSHLRVDLKPRPQDALAQNGRGEAANGEATAAKEGRRFSSRFFSRRSKRPAAPNSTASAPSPEALAEAEFMAGKRPNQGSSGDVSGKTSSSPAKASNCVIL
- the FAM83F gene encoding protein FAM83F isoform X3, which codes for MAESQLGCLDEAHVNERVTAAQAAFYYCERRRAALEALLGGGEQAYRERVKEEQLRDFLSSQERQALGATWSPYEVAAAAAGRGKSKAEAETPTQAAAESGDSLAYWPDCSDTEVPPLELGWTEAAFYRGVSRVTLFTHPPKEEKAPHLKQVVRQMIQQAQKVIAVVMDLFTDGEIFQDIVDAASKRRVPVYIILDEAGVKYFLEMCQGLELADFRIRIHLECLPCGQEPSPPPDRAERGALRRGVPGAVRHLRGGGLVPAAGPGRRRWQAGPQLLLHCGSQAYQPQVHPGDGQPPPTRGDDALGCPAAAGGQPQCRGAGGGQQGRRVSTAPGEFPARPGHAGAGAAPRGAHSLGRAESGWQGVLPPACGPEAQTPGRPCPKWQGRSCQWGGHRGQGGQALQQQVLQPAVQEARSAQ
- the FAM83F gene encoding protein FAM83F isoform X1, with protein sequence MAESQLGCLDEAHVNERVTAAQAAFYYCERRRAALEALLGGGEQAYRERVKEEQLRDFLSSQERQALGATWSPYEVAAAAAGRGKSKAEAETPTQAAAESGDSLAYWPDCSDTEVPPLELGWTEAAFYRGVSRVTLFTHPPKEEKAPHLKQVVRQMIQQAQKVIAVVMDLFTDGEIFQDIVDAASKRRVPVYIILDEAGVKYFLEMCQGLELADFRIRNIRVRSVTGVGFYMPMGKIKGTLSSKFLMVDGDKVATGSYRFTWSASHVDRNLLLLLTGQNVEPFDVEFRELYAISEEVDLYQQLGLAGGAGRLGLNYSSTVARKLINPKYTLVTGSHHPPGEMMRWAARQQQEASRNAEGQEEGSKGGESARRLESFLHDLVTLEQVLPPVEPILSGELSRDGRVFSHLRVDLKPRPQDALAQNGRGEAANGEATAAKEGRRFSSRFFSRRSKRPAAPNSTASAPSPEALAEAEFMAGKRPNQGSSGDVSGKTSSSPAKASNCVIL